The Beijerinckiaceae bacterium RH AL1 genome has a segment encoding these proteins:
- a CDS encoding Undecaprenyl-phosphate glucose phosphotransferase (ID:RHAL1_01757;~source:Prodigal:2.6): MAAFSANDLRTVEVAPAAPAGRVNPHARQLNELAEMMAQHRGRRIISATILEGLVRLGELGLTMTVGLITYLVVVVPVAGVSVLPLLSLPLVSTLLVIVMQSLGCYRVSALRAPTRFGLRISVSWFAVFALTFGACWLADTGAIFDKAWLGNWTFFGFLAITAERFALALVTNYLTRTGKLSRRTVIVGGGPPAKQLLQDFAEEGSEDLHIFGIFDDRTDERSPDVVAGFPKLGNVDDLVAFARHTPLDLVIFTLPISAEQRLLVMLRKLWVLPVDIRLAAHMNKLKFRPRAYSYIGKVPVIDLFDKPLAEWDIVVKSIFDRLVGALALIALAPVMAAVAIAVKLDSKGPVLFRQKRYGFNNELIEVFKFRSMYTEQLDLKADKLVTKNDPRVTRVGRFIRKSSLDELPQLFNVVFKGNLSLVGPRPHAVHAKAAEALYDEVVDSYFARHRVRPGITGWAQIHGWRGETDTSEKIQKRVECDLFYIENWSIFLDLYVLLMTPISLVKTKNAY, translated from the coding sequence ATGGCTGCATTCTCGGCTAATGACCTCAGAACCGTCGAGGTGGCGCCCGCCGCCCCGGCCGGTCGCGTCAACCCGCACGCCCGCCAGCTGAACGAGCTTGCGGAGATGATGGCCCAGCACCGCGGGCGCCGCATCATCTCGGCGACGATCCTCGAAGGCCTCGTGCGCCTTGGCGAGCTCGGCCTGACGATGACCGTCGGCCTCATAACCTACCTCGTCGTCGTGGTGCCGGTCGCCGGCGTCTCGGTGCTGCCGCTGCTTTCGCTGCCGCTCGTCTCGACGCTGCTCGTCATCGTGATGCAGTCGCTCGGCTGCTACCGCGTCTCGGCGCTGCGCGCGCCGACCCGCTTCGGCCTGCGCATCTCGGTCTCCTGGTTCGCCGTCTTCGCGCTCACCTTCGGCGCCTGCTGGCTCGCCGACACCGGCGCGATCTTCGACAAGGCGTGGCTCGGCAACTGGACCTTCTTCGGCTTCCTCGCCATCACCGCCGAGCGCTTCGCCCTCGCTTTGGTGACCAACTACCTGACGCGGACCGGCAAGCTGTCGCGCCGCACGGTCATCGTCGGCGGCGGCCCGCCGGCGAAGCAACTCCTGCAGGACTTCGCGGAAGAAGGCTCCGAGGACCTGCACATCTTCGGCATCTTCGACGACCGCACCGACGAGCGCTCCCCCGATGTCGTCGCCGGCTTTCCCAAGCTCGGCAACGTCGACGACCTCGTCGCCTTCGCGCGTCACACGCCGCTCGATCTCGTGATCTTCACGCTGCCGATCTCGGCCGAGCAGCGCCTTCTCGTCATGCTGCGCAAGCTTTGGGTGCTGCCCGTCGACATCCGGCTCGCCGCGCACATGAACAAGCTGAAGTTCCGCCCGCGCGCCTATTCCTACATCGGCAAGGTGCCGGTCATCGACCTCTTCGACAAGCCGCTGGCCGAGTGGGACATCGTCGTGAAGTCGATCTTCGACCGGCTCGTCGGCGCGCTCGCGCTCATCGCCCTGGCACCGGTGATGGCCGCCGTCGCGATCGCCGTGAAGCTCGACTCGAAGGGCCCGGTGCTGTTCCGCCAGAAGCGCTACGGCTTCAACAACGAGCTGATCGAGGTCTTCAAGTTCCGCTCGATGTACACCGAGCAGCTCGATCTCAAGGCCGACAAGCTCGTCACCAAGAACGATCCGCGCGTAACCCGCGTCGGCCGCTTCATCCGCAAGTCGTCGCTCGACGAGCTGCCGCAGCTCTTCAACGTCGTCTTCAAGGGCAACCTGTCGCTCGTCGGCCCGCGTCCGCACGCGGTGCACGCCAAGGCGGCGGAGGCGCTCTACGACGAGGTGGTCGACTCCTACTTCGCCCGCCACCGCGTGCGCCCCGGCATCACCGGCTGGGCGCAGATCCACGGCTGGCGCGGCGAGACCGACACGTCGGAGAAGATCCAGAAGCGCGTCGAGTGCGACCTCTTCTACATCGAGAACTGGTCGATCTTCCTCGACCTCTACGTGCTCCTCATGACGCCGATCTCGCTGGTCAAGACGAAGAACGCGTATTGA